A region of the Rhizobium binae genome:
GGCGGCGCGCTTTACCTGGAAAAGCTCGGCGATCTCGTTCGTGATCAGGGTCGCCGTCTGCCGATCTGAACGGACGATCTGAAAGGAATGGGAATGACGATGTTCGACCGCCGCCTGCATGCCTACAGGTCCGATCTCGCGGAAGCAGCACTCGAAGGCAAGGTGGAGGCGTCGCGCTTCGTGGAAGGCACCCCGGCGCGTGTCGCCGTTCCCGTCATTGGCTTGCGCCCTGCGCCGGAATTGGCGCGCGGCATCGATACGGAACTGCTCCTTGGCGAGCAGGTGACGGTTTTCGATCGCGCCGACGGCTGGTGCTGGGTGAAAGCCGCTTCGGATGGTTATGTCGGTTATGTCGCCGCAGACGCGCTTTCGCAAATTGACCCGGTACCGACCCATATCGTCACCGTGCCGCGAACCTTGCTCTACCCGGAGCCCGAACTGCGCAAACCGCACCTGACGACGCTTTCGATGGGAAGCCGCGTTCACGTTGCCAACGAGGCTGAAGTGCGAGGCAATCATTACGTCGTGCTCGAGGATGGAACCGCGATCTTCGCCACGCACGTCCAGCCGATCGGCGCCCTCGACGGTGCCGATTACGTCGAGATCGCCGGCCGATTCCTGGAAACGCCCTATCTCTGGGGCGGACGCTCCGGTCTCGGCATCGATTGCTCCGGCCTCGTGCAGCTTGCGATGCTGATGACCGGACGACAGGCGCCGCGTGATACCGACATGCAGGCAGCCGGCGTCGGCGAAGCGATCGACCGTTCTGAAATCCGTCGCGGTGACCTGGTGTTCTGGAAGGGCCATGTGGCGATTTTCGAGGATCCGCAGACCATCCTTCATGCCAATGGTCACAGCATGACGGTGGCGCGTGAGAATTTCGAGTCCGCCGTCGCGCGCATCGGCTCGCTCTACCAGCAGCCGACCGGCTATCGCCGCCCGTTCAAGTGACCAGTGGCCCGCGGCCAGGCACTCACGCCGCCCGTCCAATCTTCGAAGGCTTTCGACAGTCTGAGGACCCGCATGTCGTCGAAGCGTGGCCCGACGATTTGCAGCCCGATCGGCATGCCCGACCGGGAGAAGCCGCAATTGATCGAGGCGGCCGGCTGTTCCGACATGTTCCACGGCACGGTGAAGGCGATATGTTCGAACGGCCTTGCCGGATCGTTGGTCGGCGATGCCCATTCGGCCGGATAGGAAATGATCGGGTTGGTCGGCGAAAGCAGCGCATCGATCGTCGTGAACAACCGTCCGCAACTCCTGCGCATTTCGATCGTCTGGTTGAAGCCTCTCACCGCATCGACGCCGCTGACGTCGGCGCCGACCTTCGCCCAATCGCCTATATAGGGGAGGATACTGTCGCGCCGCTTCTCGTCCAGGTCTGCGATTTCGCTCCAGAGGCGGGCGCGCCAGAAGCTGTCGAGCCCGTCAAGCATGGCGCGCGTCAGCACCGGCTGGACGGATATGATGGTGGCGCCGGCCTTCTCGAAAGCTTTTGCCGCTGTTTCGACCGCACCCGTGATTTCGTCATCCACAGCAAGCCCGCAGCCGGCATCGAGCATCAGCCCGATCGTCATGCCTGACATGTCGATATCGAGATCCATCCAGTTGAAATCGTTCGGCGGCAGGCTGGTGCCGTCGCGCCAGTCCGGGCGCGACAGCGTCGCCATGGAAAAGGCCGCATCCTCGACCCTGCGTGTCATCGGGCCGAGGCAGCGCCCGACATAATAGGGATCGGCCGGGATGCGCCCGTGGCTCGGCTTGAAGCCGAAGATGCCGGTCCAGCCGGCGGGCAGGCGCACCGAGCCGCCGATATCCGTGCCGATATGCAGCGGCCCGTAGCCGGCCGCCGCCGCGGCGGCAGCCCCGGCGCTCGATCCGCCGGGATTCTGCGTGATGTTCCA
Encoded here:
- a CDS encoding C40 family peptidase; this translates as MTMFDRRLHAYRSDLAEAALEGKVEASRFVEGTPARVAVPVIGLRPAPELARGIDTELLLGEQVTVFDRADGWCWVKAASDGYVGYVAADALSQIDPVPTHIVTVPRTLLYPEPELRKPHLTTLSMGSRVHVANEAEVRGNHYVVLEDGTAIFATHVQPIGALDGADYVEIAGRFLETPYLWGGRSGLGIDCSGLVQLAMLMTGRQAPRDTDMQAAGVGEAIDRSEIRRGDLVFWKGHVAIFEDPQTILHANGHSMTVARENFESAVARIGSLYQQPTGYRRPFK
- a CDS encoding amidase, coding for MSDTNLTIRALRRRFADKSLSPLDYWLALEDHIAAWEPSISALYLYDPEAARAQAKASTARWAKGRPLGPLDGIPVTLKELIATKGQPVPYGTKAVEPKPAEADAPAAARLREDGAVIFAKTTCPDYGMLSSGLSSFHALSRNPWNITQNPGGSSAGAAAAAAAGYGPLHIGTDIGGSVRLPAGWTGIFGFKPSHGRIPADPYYVGRCLGPMTRRVEDAAFSMATLSRPDWRDGTSLPPNDFNWMDLDIDMSGMTIGLMLDAGCGLAVDDEITGAVETAAKAFEKAGATIISVQPVLTRAMLDGLDSFWRARLWSEIADLDEKRRDSILPYIGDWAKVGADVSGVDAVRGFNQTIEMRRSCGRLFTTIDALLSPTNPIISYPAEWASPTNDPARPFEHIAFTVPWNMSEQPAASINCGFSRSGMPIGLQIVGPRFDDMRVLRLSKAFEDWTGGVSAWPRATGHLNGRR